From the genome of Fragaria vesca subsp. vesca unplaced genomic scaffold, FraVesHawaii_1.0 scf0512956, whole genome shotgun sequence, one region includes:
- the LOC101304056 gene encoding cytochrome P450 78A3-like has product MDTQLESFWVFAVFAKCKSLSSLNTLLALLFMCMAWLTMSFLFWAFPGGPAWGKHHWKKTDHQMTNNPIPGPRGFPILGSMSLMAKLAHRNLTKAADQFGARRLMAFSLGDSRVIITCNPEVAKEILHSSVFADRPIKESAYSLMFNRSIGFAPYGMYWTTLRRIASTHLFCPKQICASEPQRFQLAAEMVSIVAARGSNARKFCVRDVLRRASLNNMMCSVFGRKYELGELNKETEELSQLVQEGYDLLGKLNWSDHLPWLAGLDLQSIRHRCSKLVPRVNSFVSRIIKEHRAETGRHNHNDFVDVLLSLQGPEKLSDHDMIAVLWEMIFRGTDTVAVLIEWILARMVLHPDIQSKVHAELDRVVGKSRPLTETDIHAMVYLPAVIKEVLRLHPPGPLLSWARLAITDTVVDGYHVPAGTTAMVNMWAIMRSPQVWSDPLEFSPERFVSSKESADVSFSVLGSDLRLAPFGSGRRSCPGKSLGLAMVSFWVGSLLHEFEWKRAEAVDLSEVLKLSCEMANPLTVQVHPRRR; this is encoded by the exons ATGGACACACAGCTAGAGAGCTTCTGGGTTTTCGCCGTCTTTGCTAAATGCAAATCCTTGTCTTCCCTAAACACCCTTCTAGCCCTCCTCTTCATGTGCATGGCTTGGCTAACCATGTCCTTTCTCTTCTGGGCTTTTCCCGGAGGCCCAGCATGGGGAAAGCACCACTGGAAGAAAACAGATCATCAAATGACCAACAACCCCATTCCCGGACCACGAGGGTTTCCGATCCTCGGCAGCATGAGCCTTATGGCCAAACTAGCTCACCGCAACCTCACTAAAGCGGCTGATCAGTTCGGCGCACGTCGTCTCATGGCGTTCAGCCTCGGTGATAGCCGTGTCATCATCACATGCAACCCTGAAGTCGCCAAGGAAATCCTCCACAGCTCGGTTTTCGCCGACCGACCGATCAAAGAGTCGGCTTACAGTCTCATGTTTAACAGATCTATTGGATTCGCGCCTTACGGGATGTACTGGACTACCCTTAGACGAATCGCCTCTACTCATCTCTTCTGCCCTAAACAAATCTGCGCTTCGGAGCCCCAACGCTTCCAACTTGCCGCCGAAATGGTGTCCATCGTGGCGGCACGTGGCTCTAACGCTCGCAAGTTCTGCGTCCGCGACGTACTGAGGAGAGCTTCTTTGAACAACATGATGTGCTCTGTGTTTGGACGTAAGTATGAGCTGGGGGAGTTGAATAAGGAAACCGAGGAACTGAGTCAGCTTGTTCAAGAAGGTTATGATCTGTTGGGAAAGCTTAACTGGTCTGATCACCTTCCCTGGCTGGCCGGTTTAGACCTCCAGAGCATCCGGCACAGATGTTCCAAACTCGTTCCCAGAGTAAACAGCTTCGTTAGCCGTATTATCAAAGAACATAGAGCAGAAACTGGCCGGCATAACCATAATGATTTTGTGGAcgttcttctctctcttcaaggACCCGAAAAATTGTCCGACCACGACATGATAGCAGTACTGTGG GAGATGATATTCAGAGGAACGGACACTGTGGCGGTTCTGATAGAGTGGATCCTAGCGAGAATGGTCCTCCATCCCGATATCCAATCAAAGGTTCACGCCGAGCTGGACCGGGTAGTCGGAAAATCAAGGCCGTTGACGGAGACCGACATCCACGCAATGGTATACCTGCCGGCAGTGATCAAAGAGGTGCTAAGGCTCCACCCACCAGGCCCACTACTCTCCTGGGCCCGCTTGGCGATCACAGACACTGTCGTTGATGGATACCATGTGCCTGCGGGAACCACAGCGATGGTGAACATGTGGGCCATCATGAGGAGTCCACAGGTGTGGTCGGACCCGCTAGAGTTCTCGCCGGAGAGGTTTGTGTCGTCCAAGGAATCAGCTGACGTGAGCTTCTCTGTGTTGGGGTCTGACCTAAGGCTGGCGCCATTTGGGTCTGGCCGGAGGAGCTGTCCTGGAAAGTCGTTAGGGTTGGCTATGGTGAGCTTCTGGGTCGGATCGCTTTTGCATGAGTTTGAGTGGAAGCGGGCTGAGGCGGTCGACCTCTCGGAAGTGCTGAAGCTATCATGCGAGATGGCAAACCCTCTCACTGTTCAGGTGCACCCGAGGCGCAGATAA